The Thalassolituus oleivorans MIL-1 genome includes the window GCCCCATCGCATCGTTTTCTGGTAGCTCTACCAAGATTGGATCATCCGCAGTATTTTCACCGTGGCTGAACCAGTCGTGGGTCATGAATTGAATCCATGCACCAGCAATAAAGTTAACGGATGTAGCGGGCTTAAAGTCATCGCCACGCGCCATTAAAGTGTTACTAACTTCACGCGGGTTTGGCGTTAGCAACATACCAGATTCTTGTTCGGCGTATACCGCTTCAAGCTCTACGTTACGACCAAAGCGGCGATGCACAGAACCTTCAGAAGGATTTTCAAGATTGTTACAAGTACCATCTTCAGTACGAGCGCCCATGCTGCGTTCATCACAGCTCACTTCGGCGTTGTACTGCTCCCATTTTTCAAAATCGAATAGATTATTCTCAAAAAGCTCTTGGCGTTCCGCAGCTAAGGTTAACAACCCCGCGGTGATACCGAGCGTCCCGTATTTCACCAATGCTGGCCAGGTTACCCAGATACTACTCATATTTAAGTCCTATTTTATTGTTATAGATGACAAGCCATCTTGTTTTGCTTCACGCGTCGCATGTCCGACTAAAGTCGAAAGTTCAGGCATACGAAGTGAAGTAAAGTGAATCATCGATACAAGATCGAACGTGTGGCCAAATGAGTCTCAGGTTATAAAGAGATGCAAAAATGACAGATATTTACAAAAAACGGAGGACAGTACTTTTTCATGGGCGCATTTTACCTAACGCAAAACAGGCCATGAAAAATGCTTATAAATCAAACAGTAAGGAACAATTGTTAGAGAAACTGAACTTATTGCGCCAAAGCTAAGGACGGCACACACGTTCGAAATGGTCATAAAACAGACAAAGTAGTACTTTAGATGTAGAAACTATGGCTGGAAATTTACGCTTTTGTGACGCGTTGAAAAGTTTCTTGTAACACGCGAACATCGTTCGCAGCGCGATGGCGCTCAAGCCCAAAGTCGCTCCAGAGAGATTTTTTGGTATCGTGCCAGCGTTCCATTTCGGCAGGCTCCAGCAGCTTGTTGATCGTCTCGATACGGAAGCGCTGGACCAACTCCGCTTCGTCAAACAAGCGACCTATCCAAGAGCTATCAAAGCTCCAAGCATCGGAATACAGCGTTTGGCCGCGTAACTTTTCATTAAGAAGAAGGGCGACTTCCCTAGGAGTACTGCCTTCTTCCTGCAGATGCTCACGGGAAATACCGTGGATGAGTTCAGCTTTTGGATCCCAGTGATCCCAACCAAGCGCAGGTTTAATCAGATAGCTCTGCACCTCACGATCTTCCAGCGCGAATCCCACCTCAATCGGGTAACTGCCGCGGCCAAAGCCTGATGCTTCGACATCAATGATAGGTGGTATTTGGATGGTCACTCGATTCCTACTTATGTTTGGACATTTTGTACAGTGTAGACAGAGTTTGCGTGGGGCTCTATGAATCAGCGCACACTCTTTAAATCCGCATCAGTAATTCAATTGGGACGCATTCTGAACGGTTAAGGGGTAATGTTCAATTTTACGCTGCAATTTTATGATTCAATTATGACTCGTTAATTTTGCTGCGGGGGCAACACGCATAACTTCGGCCATTGTCGTTAAACCGGCGGCTACTTTATGCGCACCACTTAAACGCAAACTATGCATACCCTCTTTCATTGCCGCTTGGCGTAACTTTTGGTGATCCGTTTGCTCATGAATGAGAGGCTCTAACGACTCAGTCATCGGCATGACTTCATAGATCCCCATACGCCCTAAGTAGCCAGTACCGCGACATTCTAAACAGCCTTTAGCACCATAAACATGAGGCGGGGTTTTGACCAACCAAGGGGCAGTAAGTTGCTTCCAAATTTTCTCATCGACCGGTTCTTTTACTTTGCAGTGCGGACACAAAGTACGTACCAGTCGCTGCGCCATCACACCCAGCACACTGGTGCGAATCAAATAGGCGGGTAATCCCAATTCTTGTAGTCGAGTAAACGCCGAAGGCGCATCGTTGGTGTGCAAAGTAGAAAGCACTAAGTGCCCGGTTAATGCCGCCTGCACCGCTATCTCGGCGGTCTCTAAGTCTCGTACCTCACCGACCATGATAATGTCAGGGTCTTGGCGTAATAACGCACGTACACCGCTGGCAAACGTGAGATCAATACCCGGATGCACCTGCATCTGGTTGAACAGCGGCTCCACCATTTCAATCGGATCTTCAATGGTCGAAACGTTTACTTCTGGCGTCGCCAACTGACGTAGGGTCGAGTATAGCGTCGTGGTTTTACCCGAGCCGGTTGGCCCAGTCACAAACACAATACCGTGATTGTTGGTGGTCATCTGATTCCAGCGACGACGATCTTCTTTGCCAAAGCCCATTTCCGAGAAGCTGCGCATGAGCACTTGCGGGTCGAACACACGCATCACCAACTTTTCGCCAAACGCAGTCGGCAATGTGGATAAGCGTAATTCAACTTCCTGGCCGTCTGGGGTTTTGGTTTTCAGACGGCTGTCTTGGGGTTTACGTTTTTCGGCAATGTTCATGCGCCCTAAGGATTTAATCCGCGCCACCACAGCCAAAGCCACTTCTGCCGGTAATTCATAAACATTATGCAGCACACCATCAATGCGGAAACGCACATGACCGACTTCGCGCCGTGGCTCTAAATGAATATCGCTGGCACGCTGATCAAACGCGTATTGCAGCAGCCAATCCACAATATTAACGATGTGCTCGTCGTTAGCATCCGGCGCTTTAGCTTGGCCGAGCTCCAACATAGATTCGAGATTCTGCACTGCGCTCATGCCAGCGTGGTGCTTACGTGCTCGCGTCACGGAATTCGACAATTGATAAAATTCAACACGATAACGGCGAATATCCGCAGGCGATGTCAGCACGCATTTCACCTGACGACGGGTGACATGTTCTAAATCGACAACCCAGCTACGAACTTGCGGCTCTGCAGTAGCGACGACAACTTCATCGGTACTGACCTTAATCGCCAAAATTTGATGGCGATCAGAAAAAGCATAAGACATAACGTCGGTCACGGAGCTGACATTAATTTCGAGCGGATCAATTTGATACGACTCCATATTAAAGCGTTCAGCCAGCCACTCGACGATGGCATATTCGTTAAGGACGCGTGCTTTACTCGATCCTTGTACGCGCGCATCGGCATAGCCCTGGCGCGCCACTAAGGTAATAGGATGCAGGTGAGTTTCATCGTGCTGGCGACGAATCGACAACGACATCTGATGATCCTCATCATTCAGCAGACCATCTCGACGCATGTCTTCCAACAGGGTGAGCAATGCGATGGGGTGATCTGCCTTGGCTTGCATAAGTTTGGTTCTCTACGCGGTTATCAAATGACGGAATTCGCTGGCCATTAAATTTAGGTCGTCAGCATTCGGCTCTTCATCGAACAAATAGCATTCAAGCATACCTGTTAATACCAAGCGAGTGGCAACCGCGGTCTTTATCCAACCACTTTTCCGATCCGCCGCTTGGGCATAGCGGGTTATGACCAACATTTGCACAATGGCCTCATGCAGATCGGGCCAGTTATTAATGGCGCTGGCTTGTTCAAAGCGGCGCGCTAAATCGTCAGGTAGCCAATGGCGCAACAGAGCACGGCCGACATGACTGGAAGCTTCTTCAACTTCTGGCCAAGGTAACTCATACAAGGCACGCGAAGCATTTAATAAAGCGCTCGCCAGTGTTGAGTTTTGCTGCCACTTTGCGCATTCCGCCGACCAGCTAGAGTCTTCGAGTTGAGCTGCGTTTTTGGCCAATTCCCAAATAGCGAGTCGCAGGGTTTCGAGTGCTGTGCGCAATTCTTTCGTAGCACTGCGTTTCAGTGTACGACCGCTCCAAGACAATACTTGGCGTAAACCTTGGACATGCTGAATCGCGGCAACCGCAGCTTCTCGTTCTTCTGCCCAAATCGCCTGCTCTAACGTGCGTTGCAACGCATTCATCTCAGCGTTTAACCACTGCGGTAAAGCCTCGGCCATGCGTTGATCACAATACACTGGCAATTTGGCCTGCCACTGCGGCGCTAAGTCGGCCAAGCGATAGCCACGTTCAGCTTTACTAATATCGCTGATCCATAAGGGCGCGACGCTTTGCATCTGTGCCACAAGGGTCCAGAGTAAATTGGCATTACCTTGCTTTAATTCCAACTCAACTTCTAATAATGACTGCTCTAATTCGCCCGCCACAATAAGGCCTTGATCAATCACCACTTCGATAGTCGTATCGCTACTCGCATCCGTCCAAAGCCAAGCTTGGCGTTCGAAGTGCGTACCGAAAACGACGGCTAACGTCTTAGCATCAACCCCTGCTGGCCACGCATCCTGAACTTCCGCTTGCTCAAATAAGCTTACATCCAGCGCCGGTGAACTTAACGGCCAGTTCCATTCACCACGAATTTGCAGTCCGGCCTGTGGTTGCCCACGAGTCTTTAACGTCTGCTCAGCTCCGCCTTCGGTATGACGAATACGCAACGCGGCTTTCGCCTTAGAAAGCGCGCAGGCAGGCGTATCGTAATAGTCATTTTTCAGCGTAGAATGATCGGCCGGCATCGCAACTTGGTTCAAAAAGTCGGTTAATGCCGGAAGGTTTGCCTCACTGAGGCGTACTTTGAGTTCGATTTCTTTAGTCATGGCGCTATTGTCGTGAGCCGGTCCTTATAACGCAAGTAGAGGTGTGTGATGTCTGGTATTCAAATGCCTAATACGGTTGAAAAACTGCGGGCGCTTATTGCTGCAAATAGCATGAGTTCGGTACTGCCCGACTACGACAACAGCAACCTCGGCGTTATTGAATTACTGGCCAGCTGGTTTGGCGATCTCGGTTTTAAATGCGAAGTGATCGCCATCGCCGACAACCCAGGAAAATACAATTTAATCGCCACCTTAGGCACAGGTACTGGCGGTCTCGTATTGAGCGGCCACACCGACACAGTGCCATGTAACCCTGAGCGCTGGGCCTCTGACCCATTCACTCTTACCGAGCGCAACAATCGCTTTTATGGATTGGGGACTTGCGATATGAAGGGGTTTTTCGCCTTGGTATTAGCCGCGGTAGAGAAATACCACACCCAGAGTTTTCATCAGCCTTTAATCGTACTCGCAACCGCTGATGAAGAAAGTTCGATGAGCGGTGCGCGTTCGCTAAGTAGCAGCCAGTTCTCCCAAGGGCGGTACGCTGTTGTGGGTGAACCCACTAGCCTGAAGCCGATTCGAATGCACAAAGGCATCATCATGGAAACGATTCGCCTAGTCGGTAAAGCTGGGCATTCGTCCGATCCAAGCCTCGGTGTTAGTGCAATGGATGCGATGCATAACGTCATGGGCGAATTGAAACAGCTACGCATTGACCTCGCCAGTCGCTATCAAAACGCGCATTTCGCCGTTAATACGCCAACACTCAATTTGGGTTGCCTGCACGGTGGCGATAACCCCAACCGTATTTGTGGCAGCTGCGAACTGGCGTTCGATTTACGCGCCTTACCGGGAATGAGTAACGACGATTTACGCACTGAAATTCTGCAACGACTTAACCCCATTGCCGCTGAAAATCGCGTTGAGTTAACACTAGAGTCGTTATTCCCGGGCATTAATCCGTTTGCCGAAAGTGAAAATAGCGAACTCGTGCAAATTGCCGAGCGTCTAACGGCCAGTACCAGCAATGCTGTGAACTACGCAACGGAAGCGCCTTTCCTGCAAAACCTAGGAATGGAAACCATTATTCTTGGCCCAGGCAGTATTGATCAGGCGCACCAAGTGGATGAATTTATCGCACAGGATCAAATCGACCCTTGTGTAAACTTACTCAGCCAATTGATCGAACACTTTTGTTTAACGCCTCGCGGATAACAAAAGCGAGCAAACAAGCCCAATACATTGGTTTAGCGCGCCTGTCGTGATTAAATCCAGATAGAACGCCGAGAAGAGAGCCCGACAGTGACAGCAGACAGCACCGAATACGTGCAATGGTTTCGTAATTCCTCCCCGTATATTAATGCGCATCGGAGAAAAACCTTCGTCATCATGTTTGATGGCGATGCCATCCTGCACCCAAATTTCAACAGCATAGTGCAAGATATCGCCCTACTTACTAGCTTGGGTGTGCGTTTAGTATTAGTCCACGGTGCGCGTATGCAAATCGATACGGTGCTGCAGCGTTTAGACATCGAAAGTCAATTTCACAATGACTTACGCGTTACTGATGCCAATGCACTTAACGCCGTAAAAGCGGCTATTGGCATGGTTAAAGCGGATATCGAATCGCGTCTTTCTGTTGGTATACCCGGCTCCCCCATGCACGGCGCACGCATTCGCGTCGTGAGTGGTAATTTCGTCACAGCAAAGCCACTCGGTGTGATCGGCGGTGTCGACTTTCAACATACCGGCGAAGTACGGCGTATTGAGCACCAAGCGATTAGCAATTTATTAGATCAGCATAATATTGTGCTGCTGTCGTGCGCGGGCTATTCGCCATCGGGTGAAATGTTTAACCTCAGTGTTGAAGACGTTGCCCAACAAGCCGCCATTAGTTTACGTGCCGACAAACTGATTATTCTGGGCGAAAGTGACGGTCTGCCAGATGATGGCGATACCCACACCGAAATCACCTGTCGCCAATTAGAGCAAATTTTGCACGAATTAACCGGCAGTGAACGTTGCCATGCCGACGCCGCACTTAAATGCGTACGCCAAGGTGTGCCTCGCGTACATATTTTAAGTTATCAAGTTGATGGCGCCTTGCTACAAGAGCTATTTACCCGCGAAGGTAGCGGCACGCTGATTACCCAAGAAGCCTACGATCAATTACGGCCTGCCAATATTGATGACGTAGCGGGTATTTTGCAGCTGTTACAGCCGCTAGAAGAACAAGGCATCTTAGTGCGGCGTTCGCGTGAATTATTAGAAACAGAAATTCATCGTTTTAATGTCATCGAACGCGACGGATTAATCACGGCCTGCGCAGCGC containing:
- a CDS encoding GspE/PulE family protein, with protein sequence MQAKADHPIALLTLLEDMRRDGLLNDEDHQMSLSIRRQHDETHLHPITLVARQGYADARVQGSSKARVLNEYAIVEWLAERFNMESYQIDPLEINVSSVTDVMSYAFSDRHQILAIKVSTDEVVVATAEPQVRSWVVDLEHVTRRQVKCVLTSPADIRRYRVEFYQLSNSVTRARKHHAGMSAVQNLESMLELGQAKAPDANDEHIVNIVDWLLQYAFDQRASDIHLEPRREVGHVRFRIDGVLHNVYELPAEVALAVVARIKSLGRMNIAEKRKPQDSRLKTKTPDGQEVELRLSTLPTAFGEKLVMRVFDPQVLMRSFSEMGFGKEDRRRWNQMTTNNHGIVFVTGPTGSGKTTTLYSTLRQLATPEVNVSTIEDPIEMVEPLFNQMQVHPGIDLTFASGVRALLRQDPDIIMVGEVRDLETAEIAVQAALTGHLVLSTLHTNDAPSAFTRLQELGLPAYLIRTSVLGVMAQRLVRTLCPHCKVKEPVDEKIWKQLTAPWLVKTPPHVYGAKGCLECRGTGYLGRMGIYEVMPMTESLEPLIHEQTDHQKLRQAAMKEGMHSLRLSGAHKVAAGLTTMAEVMRVAPAAKLTSHN
- a CDS encoding inorganic triphosphatase produces the protein MTKEIELKVRLSEANLPALTDFLNQVAMPADHSTLKNDYYDTPACALSKAKAALRIRHTEGGAEQTLKTRGQPQAGLQIRGEWNWPLSSPALDVSLFEQAEVQDAWPAGVDAKTLAVVFGTHFERQAWLWTDASSDTTIEVVIDQGLIVAGELEQSLLEVELELKQGNANLLWTLVAQMQSVAPLWISDISKAERGYRLADLAPQWQAKLPVYCDQRMAEALPQWLNAEMNALQRTLEQAIWAEEREAAVAAIQHVQGLRQVLSWSGRTLKRSATKELRTALETLRLAIWELAKNAAQLEDSSWSAECAKWQQNSTLASALLNASRALYELPWPEVEEASSHVGRALLRHWLPDDLARRFEQASAINNWPDLHEAIVQMLVITRYAQAADRKSGWIKTAVATRLVLTGMLECYLFDEEPNADDLNLMASEFRHLITA
- the argE gene encoding acetylornithine deacetylase codes for the protein MSGIQMPNTVEKLRALIAANSMSSVLPDYDNSNLGVIELLASWFGDLGFKCEVIAIADNPGKYNLIATLGTGTGGLVLSGHTDTVPCNPERWASDPFTLTERNNRFYGLGTCDMKGFFALVLAAVEKYHTQSFHQPLIVLATADEESSMSGARSLSSSQFSQGRYAVVGEPTSLKPIRMHKGIIMETIRLVGKAGHSSDPSLGVSAMDAMHNVMGELKQLRIDLASRYQNAHFAVNTPTLNLGCLHGGDNPNRICGSCELAFDLRALPGMSNDDLRTEILQRLNPIAAENRVELTLESLFPGINPFAESENSELVQIAERLTASTSNAVNYATEAPFLQNLGMETIILGPGSIDQAHQVDEFIAQDQIDPCVNLLSQLIEHFCLTPRG
- the argA gene encoding amino-acid N-acetyltransferase, giving the protein MTADSTEYVQWFRNSSPYINAHRRKTFVIMFDGDAILHPNFNSIVQDIALLTSLGVRLVLVHGARMQIDTVLQRLDIESQFHNDLRVTDANALNAVKAAIGMVKADIESRLSVGIPGSPMHGARIRVVSGNFVTAKPLGVIGGVDFQHTGEVRRIEHQAISNLLDQHNIVLLSCAGYSPSGEMFNLSVEDVAQQAAISLRADKLIILGESDGLPDDGDTHTEITCRQLEQILHELTGSERCHADAALKCVRQGVPRVHILSYQVDGALLQELFTREGSGTLITQEAYDQLRPANIDDVAGILQLLQPLEEQGILVRRSRELLETEIHRFNVIERDGLITACAALYPYSDDQAELACVAVHSDYRGSNRGNRLLEQIEQEARRRQYKQLFVLTTRTAHWFIENGFVAGAVSELPQERQRLYNFQRNSKVFFKTL